One Paenibacillus sp. J23TS9 DNA segment encodes these proteins:
- a CDS encoding DUF47 domain-containing protein, whose amino-acid sequence MKLKKKDIFFQTLENMADTIVQAADYFAQHVNNLQDVLLFANEMKKFESQCDEFTHTIITELNKTFITPIERDDIMDLTTTLDDVMDGLEACASRFDMYHLPDPDDYIVQFAEILRQSAYEIQKAIHLLSQKKLLAIREYTIRLNDLENQGDELLRICIKELFAKVKDPIELIKRKEIYERLETTTDACEDVANMLESIIMSNS is encoded by the coding sequence ATGAAATTGAAGAAAAAGGACATATTTTTCCAAACTTTGGAGAATATGGCCGATACGATTGTACAAGCTGCCGATTATTTCGCTCAGCATGTAAACAATCTCCAGGATGTACTTCTTTTTGCCAATGAAATGAAAAAGTTTGAGTCGCAGTGTGACGAATTTACACACACCATTATTACGGAACTCAACAAAACGTTTATCACGCCGATCGAACGCGACGATATCATGGATTTGACGACCACGTTGGATGATGTAATGGACGGGCTGGAGGCTTGTGCTTCCCGCTTCGATATGTATCATTTGCCGGATCCTGACGATTATATCGTACAGTTTGCGGAAATTTTGCGGCAATCGGCTTACGAGATTCAAAAAGCTATTCACCTGTTATCCCAGAAAAAGCTTCTGGCGATCCGTGAATATACGATCCGGTTAAACGATCTGGAGAATCAGGGCGACGAATTGCTCCGCATCTGCATTAAAGAGCTGTTTGCGAAAGTGAAAGATCCGATCGAGCTGATCAAGCGCAAAGAGATTTACGAACGGCTGGAAACAACCACAGACGCATGTGAAGATGTGGCCAATATGCTGGAATCGATCATTATGAGCAACTCGTAA
- a CDS encoding DUF3048 domain-containing protein: protein MKKSNSLRKGWGFKLGSSLICFTLLGSILVSCGQPKADPPKAQVVEEQTPPDEPAQEDPISSGEPQTAYTAPLTGLPVDQPVTTRPLSIMINNAPAARPQSGLTQADIVYEVLAEGGITRLIGIFQSKGTEETIGPIRSIRPYLIDIGESYGGVLVHAGGSNDAYAILQKQHKEDLDEIGNAGAYFWRDKSRKAPHNLYSSADKLREGADKHGYKKDVNIPSYKFRAEDDIPEGGNASGVDITFLLKSYKVSYQYHEASKVYLRSINGKPHIDLNTGQQLTAANVIILGADHKTLDDVGRLAVNVGSGGEAILLQRGKVIKGQWVRTKGDVIRFMKDGQEVPLFPGTTYFNIVPNAPTFDSHVEIHQS, encoded by the coding sequence ATGAAGAAGAGTAACAGCTTAAGAAAAGGATGGGGGTTCAAGCTGGGGAGCAGCTTGATCTGCTTTACATTATTGGGGTCAATACTCGTATCCTGCGGACAGCCCAAGGCAGATCCGCCGAAAGCGCAAGTCGTGGAGGAGCAGACGCCTCCGGATGAGCCGGCGCAGGAAGATCCGATTTCATCAGGAGAACCGCAGACAGCTTACACAGCGCCGTTGACCGGACTGCCTGTGGATCAGCCTGTAACGACACGTCCGTTGTCCATCATGATTAACAATGCACCGGCTGCGCGCCCGCAGTCCGGACTCACCCAGGCGGATATCGTATATGAAGTGCTGGCTGAAGGCGGCATTACGCGTTTGATCGGTATTTTCCAGAGCAAGGGAACCGAAGAGACCATCGGGCCGATCCGCAGCATCCGTCCTTATCTGATCGATATCGGCGAAAGCTATGGCGGCGTCCTGGTGCATGCGGGCGGCAGCAATGATGCCTATGCGATTTTGCAGAAGCAGCATAAGGAAGATCTCGATGAAATCGGCAACGCAGGGGCATACTTTTGGAGAGACAAGTCGCGCAAGGCACCGCATAACCTGTATTCGAGTGCAGACAAGCTCCGTGAGGGTGCTGACAAGCATGGATACAAAAAGGATGTAAACATACCTTCCTATAAGTTCCGTGCTGAGGACGACATTCCAGAGGGCGGCAACGCTTCGGGTGTGGATATCACATTCCTGCTCAAAAGCTACAAGGTGTCCTACCAGTATCATGAGGCCAGCAAAGTATATCTGCGCTCCATTAACGGCAAGCCGCATATTGACCTGAATACGGGGCAGCAGCTCACCGCTGCGAATGTGATTATTTTGGGAGCGGATCATAAGACGCTGGATGATGTGGGCCGCCTTGCCGTAAACGTCGGTTCGGGTGGAGAGGCTATTTTGCTGCAACGGGGAAAGGTCATTAAGGGGCAATGGGTGCGTACCAAGGGAGATGTCATCCGCTTCATGAAGGACGGACAGGAAGTGCCGCTGTTCCCGGGTACCACGTATTTCAATATTGTACCGAATGCGCCAACCTTCGACAGCCATGTCGAAATTCATCAGTCGTAA
- a CDS encoding DoxX family protein, whose translation MFNNWLRNNKVAMWLLTVVRIYLGYTWIKGGIEKLTGGFDAGGFLQGAIAKASGDHPAVQGWWAAFLEHGALPGVKLFNVVIPLGETLVGLGLILGTFTTFAALMGMVMNFAFLFSGTVSTNAQMVVLEIFIVVAAANAGRIGLDHWVMPYVRSLFHKKVQDHAPAPAPKGGMTKTKGAA comes from the coding sequence ATGTTCAACAACTGGCTGAGAAATAACAAAGTGGCAATGTGGTTACTGACGGTGGTCCGGATCTACCTTGGATATACCTGGATCAAAGGCGGCATCGAAAAATTAACGGGAGGATTCGATGCAGGAGGCTTCCTGCAAGGAGCTATCGCCAAGGCTAGCGGAGATCATCCGGCAGTTCAAGGCTGGTGGGCTGCATTCCTGGAGCATGGCGCACTGCCTGGAGTGAAATTGTTCAACGTTGTTATCCCGCTCGGTGAAACGCTGGTCGGATTGGGACTCATCCTGGGTACCTTCACTACCTTCGCAGCCCTGATGGGTATGGTGATGAACTTCGCCTTCCTCTTCTCGGGTACGGTAAGCACCAACGCACAAATGGTAGTGCTTGAAATCTTCATCGTCGTCGCTGCCGCGAATGCCGGACGCATCGGATTGGATCACTGGGTAATGCCTTATGTACGCAGCCTCTTCCACAAGAAAGTCCAAGATCATGCTCCAGCACCTGCTCCAAAAGGCGGCATGACGAAAACCAAAGGCGCTGCATAA
- a CDS encoding class III extradiol ring-cleavage dioxygenase, with protein MTLPSLFVAHGSPMLALEDNGYTRFLENLGRELPTPEAIAVFSAHWDSPDQSVSVDESHGTMHDFYGFPEAMYELRYPAPGSASLTQQIGQLFDAGNLSYQPVLGRGLDHGAWVILQKMYPDANIPVVELSVDSRRSPAEQYAIGAMLKELRQQNVLVIGSGGLVHNLRMISQSGEPDTWAVEFDEWIAKQLESWKVHELFDYDKKAPYARQAVPSYGVEHFTPLFYAMGAADDDRKAKRLFQAYQYGNLSLNCWMFGS; from the coding sequence ATGACATTACCATCTTTATTTGTAGCGCACGGTTCACCTATGCTCGCCCTGGAAGATAACGGATACACGCGTTTTCTGGAAAACCTGGGACGGGAGCTTCCTACTCCGGAGGCCATTGCCGTTTTTTCGGCGCATTGGGATAGTCCTGACCAGTCCGTCAGCGTGGATGAATCCCACGGTACGATGCATGACTTCTACGGTTTTCCCGAAGCCATGTACGAACTGCGGTATCCGGCTCCGGGCTCTGCATCGCTTACCCAGCAGATTGGGCAGCTGTTCGATGCTGGCAATCTGTCGTACCAACCGGTTCTCGGCCGGGGGCTAGACCATGGAGCTTGGGTGATTTTGCAGAAAATGTACCCTGACGCCAACATTCCGGTTGTAGAGCTATCTGTGGATTCCAGACGTTCCCCCGCAGAACAGTATGCGATCGGCGCGATGCTGAAGGAGCTTCGTCAGCAAAATGTGCTGGTGATCGGCAGCGGCGGACTTGTGCATAACCTGCGCATGATCAGCCAGTCGGGTGAACCGGATACATGGGCCGTAGAGTTCGATGAATGGATCGCCAAGCAGCTGGAAAGCTGGAAGGTTCATGAGTTGTTTGATTATGACAAAAAAGCTCCATATGCCCGCCAGGCGGTGCCTTCTTATGGAGTGGAGCATTTCACCCCGCTCTTTTATGCGATGGGTGCGGCGGATGATGACCGCAAAGCCAAGCGCCTCTTTCAGGCTTACCAGTATGGTAACCTCAGCCTGAACTGCTGGATGTTCGGCTCCTGA
- a CDS encoding S9 family peptidase — translation MERQIMIRHGQEELTASLHYPAQQEGKDGRCGERAPLVVICHGFVGSRVGVDRLFVKTARELAGEGNMVLRFDYAGCGESTGDYGKEGLESMIAQTRSVLDYALDCGNVDPSQVTLIGHSLGGAVAILTAVRDRRVKNLVLWSAVGYPLSDIVKITGREVYDHAVKTGSSDYLGFELAPAFFDSLGTYQPFQEAIKFTGNVLVVHGTSDDTIPVDYAFLYQKVFWMRSEGRCDKEIIFQGNHTYSSGPHCGQLIHRTKEWLNEQKTLQQDWQHWMI, via the coding sequence ATGGAAAGACAGATCATGATCCGACATGGCCAGGAGGAACTGACCGCGAGCCTGCATTATCCAGCGCAGCAGGAAGGCAAGGACGGACGCTGCGGGGAGCGTGCTCCGCTGGTTGTCATCTGCCATGGCTTCGTCGGAAGCCGGGTTGGCGTGGACCGTTTGTTCGTGAAGACTGCCAGGGAACTGGCAGGGGAAGGGAACATGGTGCTGCGCTTCGATTATGCTGGTTGCGGCGAAAGCACCGGCGATTACGGTAAGGAAGGGCTGGAATCCATGATTGCCCAGACCCGGTCTGTGCTTGATTATGCCCTTGATTGCGGAAATGTTGATCCATCCCAGGTGACGCTGATCGGGCATAGTCTCGGCGGTGCCGTGGCCATTCTGACTGCCGTACGTGACCGCAGGGTGAAGAATCTGGTATTGTGGTCGGCGGTAGGGTATCCGCTGAGCGATATCGTGAAAATCACCGGACGTGAGGTGTACGATCACGCGGTCAAGACGGGCAGCTCCGATTATCTTGGATTCGAATTGGCACCTGCATTTTTTGATTCGCTCGGAACATATCAGCCGTTTCAGGAGGCCATCAAGTTCACTGGCAATGTACTTGTCGTTCATGGCACCTCGGATGATACCATTCCGGTCGATTACGCTTTTCTGTACCAAAAGGTGTTCTGGATGCGGTCCGAGGGCCGCTGCGACAAAGAGATTATTTTCCAGGGGAATCACACCTATTCTTCAGGTCCGCACTGCGGGCAGCTGATTCACCGGACCAAAGAATGGTTAAACGAGCAGAAGACGCTGCAGCAGGATTGGCAGCACTGGATGATCTAA
- a CDS encoding DUF1129 family protein → MTTRQMIQENNRLREQMTPANRDFYEDIVVYVRDSRVDRPQGEQRLLELAKDVLDAQKKGQSASKLLGGDAESYARSVVESLPSVKPIEGTAYYIMIAWTALTILFLVEAVIGYGAQLAGYSGSPLNRISLLAIILIAVGSIVIMEVLMKSLSKPQENENKKPGINLKAIGIYLIVMVVVMVIGFSLRSMLPVFTVPPGLSLVLCIIGILGIRFIFLRKSR, encoded by the coding sequence ATGACAACAAGACAAATGATACAAGAGAACAACCGTCTGCGGGAGCAGATGACGCCGGCAAACCGGGATTTTTATGAGGATATCGTCGTTTACGTGCGCGACAGCCGGGTAGACCGGCCGCAGGGCGAACAGCGTCTGCTTGAACTGGCGAAGGACGTGCTGGACGCGCAAAAGAAAGGCCAATCTGCCTCGAAGCTGCTCGGTGGGGATGCAGAAAGCTATGCCCGCTCAGTCGTTGAATCGCTGCCGTCCGTTAAGCCTATCGAAGGAACCGCCTATTACATCATGATCGCCTGGACCGCTCTGACCATTCTGTTCCTGGTGGAGGCCGTAATCGGTTATGGGGCGCAGCTTGCAGGTTACAGCGGTAGTCCGCTGAACCGCATCAGCCTGCTGGCCATCATTCTGATCGCTGTTGGCTCCATTGTGATCATGGAAGTCCTCATGAAGTCGCTGAGCAAACCGCAGGAAAACGAGAATAAGAAGCCGGGAATCAACCTGAAAGCCATCGGCATCTACCTGATTGTGATGGTCGTTGTGATGGTGATTGGTTTTTCACTGCGCAGCATGCTGCCCGTATTTACGGTACCGCCTGGGCTTAGCCTGGTTCTGTGCATTATTGGCATTCTTGGGATCCGGTTTATCTTTTTACGAAAATCCAGATAG
- a CDS encoding PepSY domain-containing protein — protein sequence MRKISIIVLGLILLIGAAGCSSKEAESVSNSDQVSTNNGTDTGTGTNTDSENNTNTNTSTTAPTPAKETNPAEQAAADLQKATFKVTPQEALDLAATKGKGDVTKLELELENQVYAYKVEMMTDTQKTKIGIHADDKSILENKSEPLDKSKVKIDRQQSKIDLTGIIDEKKAMEIATQKVNGTVSEWKIERKNGPTYYEVDVHNASKEHEIKIDAKTGKILSLGEDD from the coding sequence ATGAGAAAAATAAGCATCATTGTATTAGGACTGATCCTGCTCATTGGAGCTGCGGGCTGCTCGTCCAAGGAAGCGGAGAGCGTCAGCAACTCCGATCAAGTCAGTACCAATAACGGTACGGATACCGGCACTGGTACTAATACGGATAGTGAAAATAATACCAATACCAATACCTCTACTACTGCTCCAACACCTGCGAAGGAAACGAATCCAGCTGAACAAGCAGCTGCCGATTTGCAAAAGGCCACATTTAAGGTAACTCCGCAGGAAGCTCTCGACCTCGCTGCCACCAAAGGCAAAGGAGATGTCACCAAACTGGAGCTGGAGCTGGAAAATCAGGTATATGCCTACAAAGTCGAAATGATGACCGATACGCAAAAGACCAAAATAGGTATCCATGCAGACGACAAGAGCATCCTCGAAAATAAATCCGAACCGCTGGATAAAAGCAAGGTTAAAATCGACCGGCAGCAATCCAAAATCGACCTGACAGGAATCATCGATGAGAAGAAAGCCATGGAGATCGCCACCCAAAAAGTGAACGGAACCGTTTCCGAATGGAAAATCGAAAGAAAAAACGGTCCAACGTACTATGAGGTTGACGTACACAATGCCAGTAAAGAACATGAAATCAAGATTGATGCCAAAACCGGTAAAATCCTCAGTCTTGGCGAGGATGATTAA
- a CDS encoding FAD-dependent oxidoreductase: protein MQQYDVVVMGGGISGSMAAIAASKTGAKTLIVESHGFLGGTLTANGVGPMMTFHAGDKLAIQGFTDQLIERLKRLGKSPGHIFDTVGFTYSVTPFDAEAMKHELELMVTEAGGDILYHTMLAGVQTENGRITGITICNKSGISRIQASVFIDATGDGDLSAGAGVEYTKGRESDGATQPMTLKMKMYNVNIAKVKEYIHSHPEDFPLYNGDTSIIEKSPRLSVGGFDSLFKKAKERGEISIPRENILFFETNNPGEVILNTTRILGHDATDALSLSRAEMEGRKQCRELELFVRKYIPGFEDAVVESTGPNIGVRGSRQIKGVYTLTASDILEQRLFEDTIAHSGYPIDIHSPDGEGTKHQKLEWGGMYSIPFSCMISDSVKNLIVIGRCISATFEAQAAMRTTPTTGAIGHGGGVAAALAALEGQNVQDVDIKKVQTILKEQGAYLEV from the coding sequence ATGCAGCAATATGACGTAGTTGTCATGGGCGGAGGCATTTCCGGATCCATGGCTGCCATTGCCGCTTCCAAAACCGGAGCCAAAACGCTGATCGTCGAATCTCACGGTTTTCTGGGCGGTACGCTGACAGCTAATGGGGTAGGTCCCATGATGACTTTCCATGCCGGTGACAAGCTGGCGATTCAGGGATTCACCGATCAGCTCATCGAACGGCTCAAAAGACTCGGCAAATCTCCAGGGCATATTTTCGATACGGTAGGTTTTACATACTCCGTTACCCCGTTTGACGCCGAAGCCATGAAGCATGAGCTTGAGCTGATGGTCACGGAAGCAGGCGGTGATATCCTGTATCACACGATGCTGGCCGGTGTTCAGACGGAAAATGGGCGAATCACGGGTATTACGATATGTAATAAATCCGGCATCAGCAGGATCCAGGCCTCCGTCTTCATCGATGCCACAGGCGATGGAGATCTGTCTGCAGGCGCCGGTGTGGAATACACCAAGGGTCGTGAATCGGACGGCGCCACGCAGCCAATGACCTTGAAAATGAAAATGTACAACGTCAATATCGCTAAGGTCAAGGAGTATATTCATAGCCATCCCGAGGATTTCCCTCTATACAATGGGGATACCTCCATTATTGAGAAATCCCCCCGCCTCTCTGTCGGCGGCTTTGACAGCCTCTTCAAAAAGGCCAAGGAACGCGGCGAAATCTCCATCCCGCGCGAAAATATCCTGTTCTTTGAAACCAATAACCCTGGCGAAGTCATCCTGAATACAACCCGCATTCTCGGCCATGACGCGACCGATGCGCTCAGCCTGAGCCGCGCCGAAATGGAAGGCCGCAAGCAGTGCCGCGAGCTGGAGCTGTTCGTACGCAAATACATCCCCGGATTTGAGGATGCCGTCGTCGAATCCACGGGTCCGAACATCGGTGTCCGCGGTTCGCGCCAGATTAAGGGCGTTTACACACTGACCGCAAGCGATATTCTGGAGCAGCGCCTGTTCGAGGATACAATCGCCCACTCCGGCTACCCGATTGATATCCACAGTCCGGACGGCGAAGGAACCAAGCATCAAAAACTGGAATGGGGCGGCATGTACAGCATTCCATTCTCCTGCATGATCTCGGACTCCGTGAAGAACCTGATCGTCATCGGCCGCTGTATCTCGGCAACCTTCGAAGCGCAGGCTGCGATGAGAACCACGCCGACCACGGGCGCCATCGGTCATGGCGGCGGCGTTGCGGCAGCACTCGCAGCACTTGAAGGACAGAATGTGCAGGATGTGGACATCAAGAAGGTGCAGACGATTTTGAAAGAGCAAGGAGCTTATCTGGAAGTTTAA
- a CDS encoding citrate transporter — MTTAMWFQAIGILLIFLVFVGLMMARKLPTILALPCMAILFAIIAGVPWLSNNPDVTSIAKTILAGGSMKLSGAIAGLIFGAWFGQVLNKVGITKSIIRKAAELAGDKPVLIAILFFITASIIFSAAGGLGMVILVGTIVIPIMLTAGISQFVASIVVLLAVGVGSLFNVSNWAVYVDVLGLSVDKIANYTLVVALPLIVISLIMIVFYVKKDGKGRKAWAMPAATPGDNKKVPAIALISPLVPVLLVFIFKIDIVPAVIIGAIVTILLTWPKRPIHILSSAMIEGIQDVAGAMALMIGIGILLSSVMSPQVSAVISPLIESVLPGNPLMYILFFTILSPLAIYRGPLNVWGLGSGIAALFVTAGMTPVAAMLALRAVSNVQSVSDPTNSHNVWVADFTKSDINEILKKTLPWTMASVLISLIFGAFMVF, encoded by the coding sequence GTGACAACTGCAATGTGGTTCCAAGCAATCGGTATTCTGCTCATCTTTCTGGTGTTTGTAGGACTTATGATGGCGCGTAAGCTGCCAACTATTCTGGCCCTCCCTTGCATGGCGATCCTTTTCGCCATCATCGCTGGCGTTCCGTGGTTGTCGAATAATCCGGACGTGACATCTATCGCCAAAACCATCCTCGCCGGCGGTTCCATGAAACTGTCCGGCGCCATCGCAGGCTTGATATTCGGTGCCTGGTTCGGTCAGGTTCTGAACAAAGTCGGCATCACCAAATCCATTATCCGCAAAGCGGCCGAACTCGCCGGAGATAAACCTGTACTTATAGCTATTCTATTCTTTATTACCGCATCCATTATTTTTTCTGCTGCAGGCGGACTCGGCATGGTTATCCTGGTCGGTACGATCGTCATTCCGATTATGCTGACAGCAGGCATCTCCCAATTTGTCGCTTCTATTGTTGTCCTGCTGGCCGTTGGTGTCGGCTCCCTCTTCAATGTTTCCAACTGGGCCGTCTATGTCGATGTACTGGGCCTTTCCGTTGATAAAATTGCCAATTACACCTTGGTTGTAGCCCTCCCGCTGATCGTGATTTCACTGATTATGATCGTCTTCTATGTCAAAAAAGACGGCAAAGGCCGCAAAGCCTGGGCCATGCCTGCCGCAACACCCGGCGACAATAAAAAGGTGCCGGCGATTGCGCTGATCAGCCCGCTGGTACCGGTACTCCTTGTCTTCATCTTCAAGATCGATATCGTCCCGGCGGTTATCATCGGCGCGATTGTAACCATTCTGCTTACCTGGCCTAAGCGCCCGATCCATATCCTGTCCAGCGCGATGATTGAGGGTATTCAAGATGTTGCCGGCGCAATGGCGCTCATGATCGGTATCGGTATCCTGCTGAGCTCCGTTATGTCGCCACAGGTATCGGCGGTTATTTCACCTCTGATTGAGTCTGTGCTTCCAGGCAACCCGCTGATGTATATTCTGTTCTTTACGATTCTGTCGCCGCTTGCAATCTACCGCGGACCGCTGAATGTATGGGGTCTTGGCAGCGGCATCGCCGCCCTCTTCGTCACAGCCGGTATGACGCCGGTTGCCGCCATGCTCGCTTTGCGCGCAGTCAGCAACGTACAATCCGTCTCAGACCCAACGAATTCGCATAACGTATGGGTGGCTGATTTTACGAAGAGCGATATTAATGAGATTTTGAAAAAGACACTGCCATGGACGATGGCATCCGTGCTGATCTCCCTGATTTTCGGAGCTTTTATGGTGTTCTAG
- a CDS encoding hydantoinase/oxoprolinase family protein translates to MGRQKVRVGIDVGGTFTDAALIDNETFEVIEKMKIPTTHHDPDGVAKGIVQILNRILDSKGILPEDVTFIAHGTTQATNALLEGDVARVGIIGMGSGLDGLSARSESNPGNIELAPGKYLHTYHVYLDSKNLTDEQIEGAIDELAGQGAEVIVASEAYSVDDPANELRVVELANRKGIYATGGHEISQLYGLKTRTRTAVVNASLIPKMMETANMTEKSVKNANIQSQLMIMRCDGGVMSIDEVRKRPILTMLSGLAAGVAGALMYEKISDGIFFEVGGTSVDISVIKNGKVMIKNAEVGGHRTYLQSLDVRTLGIAGGSMIKVAGGRITDVGPRSAHIAGKEYEAFAPAENIADPKVKFISPREGDPAEYAICECVNGKEYSYTLAGAANILNYIPDGDYAKGNKEAALKAWKALADHVGVSVEEAARQAMNIAIDKTMKTVNEMIDDYELDRTFVTLVGGGGSGAVLVPAMAERESLKCQIANNAPYVSTIGVALAMVKEQLERTVVNPTDEDIKRIRAEIVERIVKSGASEDTVEVTIEIDNQKNILRAIATGSTELRSKDLAQEAISVDDMKVIAASSIDQPVESTILAAQTGRWSLFTSESVKKSFFGLLKKKSSSVSVLDREGVVRFKKSNVHYAKLSKAAQEPLNDFLDDNTIYSDANATLPKVFVFYKEKMLDLTGMQTKEQLISILEIETEMLAAQDELLVVAYQ, encoded by the coding sequence ATGGGGAGACAAAAGGTAAGAGTTGGCATTGACGTCGGCGGAACGTTTACTGACGCGGCTCTCATTGATAATGAGACATTTGAAGTCATCGAAAAAATGAAAATTCCGACCACTCACCATGATCCGGACGGCGTGGCGAAGGGGATCGTTCAAATTCTGAATCGAATTCTGGACAGCAAAGGCATTCTGCCGGAGGATGTCACCTTCATCGCCCACGGGACAACGCAGGCGACGAATGCGCTTCTGGAGGGTGATGTGGCAAGAGTCGGCATTATCGGGATGGGCTCAGGCCTTGACGGCCTCAGCGCACGCTCCGAATCCAATCCCGGGAATATCGAGCTGGCGCCGGGCAAATATCTCCATACCTATCATGTCTATCTCGATTCCAAGAATCTGACGGATGAACAGATTGAAGGGGCTATTGATGAGCTGGCGGGCCAAGGGGCCGAAGTCATCGTTGCTTCCGAGGCTTACAGCGTCGATGATCCTGCCAATGAACTGCGGGTTGTGGAGCTTGCGAACCGCAAGGGCATCTATGCCACGGGCGGCCATGAAATCAGCCAGCTCTATGGCTTGAAGACCCGGACAAGAACGGCAGTCGTCAACGCCTCCCTCATTCCGAAAATGATGGAAACCGCCAATATGACCGAGAAATCCGTGAAAAATGCCAACATCCAGTCACAGCTCATGATCATGCGCTGCGATGGCGGTGTGATGAGCATCGACGAGGTGCGCAAGCGGCCGATCCTGACCATGCTGTCAGGCCTTGCTGCCGGAGTTGCCGGAGCATTGATGTACGAGAAAATTTCAGACGGTATTTTCTTTGAAGTCGGCGGTACCAGCGTCGACATTTCCGTCATTAAGAACGGTAAAGTCATGATCAAGAATGCCGAGGTTGGCGGTCACCGCACGTACCTGCAGTCCCTGGATGTGCGCACGCTTGGCATCGCCGGCGGCAGTATGATCAAAGTGGCTGGCGGACGCATCACGGATGTCGGCCCGCGCAGTGCGCATATTGCCGGCAAGGAGTACGAGGCCTTCGCCCCTGCAGAGAATATCGCAGATCCGAAGGTGAAGTTCATCAGCCCCCGCGAAGGGGATCCGGCCGAGTATGCGATCTGTGAATGCGTGAATGGCAAGGAATATTCCTATACCCTTGCCGGAGCAGCGAATATTCTGAACTATATTCCAGACGGAGATTACGCCAAGGGCAACAAGGAGGCCGCTCTCAAAGCCTGGAAGGCGCTGGCCGACCATGTCGGTGTCAGCGTGGAGGAAGCAGCAAGACAAGCCATGAATATCGCGATCGACAAGACGATGAAGACCGTCAATGAAATGATTGACGATTATGAGCTGGACCGGACCTTCGTCACGCTCGTGGGCGGCGGAGGCAGCGGTGCGGTACTCGTACCGGCCATGGCGGAGCGCGAAAGCCTCAAATGCCAGATCGCCAATAATGCGCCCTATGTTTCAACCATTGGTGTGGCGCTGGCGATGGTGAAGGAACAGCTTGAACGAACGGTCGTTAACCCGACCGATGAGGATATCAAGCGCATCCGCGCCGAAATTGTGGAACGCATCGTCAAATCCGGTGCCTCCGAGGATACCGTAGAAGTGACGATTGAGATCGACAATCAGAAGAATATTCTCCGCGCCATCGCCACCGGCTCCACCGAGCTGCGCTCCAAGGATTTGGCCCAGGAAGCTATATCGGTAGATGATATGAAGGTGATTGCCGCAAGCTCGATAGATCAGCCGGTCGAATCGACCATACTCGCGGCGCAAACGGGAAGGTGGAGCTTGTTTACCAGCGAGAGCGTGAAGAAATCATTTTTCGGTCTGCTGAAGAAGAAATCCAGCAGCGTCAGCGTGCTGGACCGCGAAGGCGTTGTCCGCTTCAAAAAGAGCAATGTGCATTATGCGAAGCTCAGCAAAGCGGCGCAGGAACCGCTGAACGATTTTCTCGATGATAACACCATCTACTCCGACGCCAACGCCACGCTTCCGAAGGTATTCGTTTTTTATAAGGAAAAGATGCTGGATTTGACCGGCATGCAGACCAAAGAGCAGCTCATATCCATCCTTGAGATCGAGACCGAGATGCTTGCAGCGCAGGATGAACTGCTCGTTGTGGCTTATCAGTAA